In Xylocopa sonorina isolate GNS202 chromosome 3, iyXylSono1_principal, whole genome shotgun sequence, one genomic interval encodes:
- the LOC143422220 gene encoding transmembrane protein 62 isoform X1: MKIAKSTVILLVFVLMLSIFVANVADLINVDNHILDDTIRNKDAGKEWSQPKLYDIGASFDHLIWFLQISDIHISIFQDPFRITELKEFCNVTVSSIKPSVVLASGDLTDAKAKDKMGSKQILEEWQYYKRVLDDTEVSKKTLWLDVRGNHDNFNVLTLESKNNYYANYSIQGKKHPRSYMYTIDIGSELYTFIAIDACLKPGPRRPFNFVGMLDEHEINTIYTLVNKSQANNADFIIWFGHYPTSCILSQTNTGIRSIIGRQEESMVYLCGHYHTLAGAVPNMYTLQRAGFLELELADWKDNRMYRLAAIDHGQFSFIDVKHKEWPVVLITNPKHALYTMPRKENIMSAIKSTHIRILTFSIASIKTVEVQLDDEAWFECEHVKGPLYVLRWNTTDYKSGIHTIRVRVVDVDGRETIVFQPFALDGSRLSFRVLPRLILMSNVSSIFQFLFGTVLVLLVIPLCLLRFLHILCEKKQMHRPRFRIKFFHLWLRKLWVLSTVDRLFFPLVMYALYLTVGPWAIGEVIENQTGIIFAWGTYIGNSYLPGAFTYAYGFFQLFSFHLPLMFILANRVDRRLQSTLPNDKRSSKICFFLQYLPIILLVTMQTCMAYFFWLAYGTLATILCPLRTWSIFLAIMLWHQVDTMPHSCLRSAAKVWAPLG; this comes from the exons ATGAAAATAGCGAAATCCACCGTTATTTTGTTAGTCTTTGTACTAATGCTGTCGATATTTGTAGCAAATGTCGCTGATTTGATCAATGTTGATAACCATATACTAGATGACACCATACGCAACAAGGATGCGGGGAAAGAATGGTCGCAACCGAAACTTTACGATATCGGAGCATCGTTTGATCATCTGATATGGTTTCTGCAG ATATCGGATATACATATAAGTATATTTCAAGATCCGTTTAGAATAACAGAATTAAAAGAATTTTGTAATGTTACTGTGAGTAGCATTAAGCCTTCTGTTGTGCTTGCTTCAG GCGATCTGACAGATGCGAAAGCCAAGGACAAAATGGGATCAAAACAAATACTAGAAGAATGGCAATATTATAAACGTGTATTAGATGATACAGAAGTCAGCAAAAAGACATTGTGGTTAGACGTAAGAGGCAATCATG ATAATTTCAATGTATTAACACTTGAGTCGAAAAATAACTATTATGCAAACTATTCCATTCAAGGAAAGAAACATCCACGGTCTTATATGTACACTATAGATATCGGTTCTGAATTGTACACATTCATTGCAATAGATGCTTGCCTGAAACCAGGTCCGCGAAGGCCGTTCAATTTCGTTGGCATGTTAGACGAGCACGAAATTAATACGATATACACTTTAGTAAATAAATCCCAGGCAAATAATGCAGATTTTATAATATGGTTTGGCCATTATCCTACATCCTGCATACTATCGCAAACTAATACAGGCATTAGAAGTATTATAG GCAGACAGGAAGAGAGCATGGTATATCTTTGTGGGCATTACCATACACTTGCTGGAGCGGTGCCTAATATGTACACGCTACAACGAGCAGGATTTCTTGAATTAGAATTAGCAGATTGGAAAGATAACAGAAT GTATCGTTTAGCAGCGATAGATCATGGTCAGTTTTCATTCATTGACGTAAAACATAAAGAATGGCCTGTAGTATTGATTACTAACCCTAAGCATGCTTTGTACACGATGCCTAGGAAAGAAAATATAATGTCTGCTATTAAATCTACGCATATTAG GATATTGACGTTTTCTATAGCATCAATAAAAACTGTTGAAGTTCAGTTAGACGATGAAGCTTGGTTTGAATGTGAACATGTTAAAGGACCACTTTATGTTTTGAGATGGAACACGACAGACTACAAAAGTGGAATACACACTATTCGA GTAAGAGTTGTAGACGTGGATGGAAGGGAGACAATAGTGTTTCAACCATTTGCCCTTGACGGATCTCGTTTGTCTTTCCGCGTTTTACCTAGACTTATACTTATGTCAAATGTCAGCAGCATC TTTCAGTTCTTGTTTGGTACAGTATTGGTATTATTAGTAATCCCGTTATGCTTACTTCGTTTCCTTCATATACTGTGTGAGA AGAAACAGATGCACCGACCAAGATTCAGAATAAAATTTTTTCATTTGTGGCTTAGAAAATTATGGGTCCTATCTACTGTCGATCGTCTATTTTTTCCATTAGTGATGTATGCATTATATTTAACAGTTG GTCCTTGGGCAATTGGCGAAGTAATAGAAAATCAAACAGGCATAATTTTTGCATGGGGAACATATATCGGGAATTCTTACTTACCCGGTGCCTTTACTTATGCTTATGGATTTTTTCAGTTGTTCTCCTTTCATCTACCGCTTATGTTTATTTTAGCTAACAGAGTGGACAgacg ACTGCAAAGCACTCTACCAAATGACAAACGATCGTCAAAGATCTGTTTTTTCTTGCAATACCTACCAATAATATTATTAGTAACGATGCAAACGTGTATGGCTTACTTTTTCTGGCTGGCGTATGGAACATTAGCTACTATATTGTGCCCTTTACGCACTTGGAGTATTTTTTTAGCAATAATGTTGTGGCATCAGGTAGACACAATGCCGCATTCGTGTCTAAG ATCTGCTGCAAAAGTATGGGCTCCACTTGGTTAA
- the LOC143422220 gene encoding transmembrane protein 62 isoform X2 has translation MKIAKSTVILLVFVLMLSIFVANVADLINVDNHILDDTIRNKDAGKEWSQPKLYDIGASFDHLIWFLQISDIHISIFQDPFRITELKEFCNVTVSSIKPSVVLASGDLTDAKAKDKMGSKQILEEWQYYKRVLDDTEVSKKTLWLDVRGNHDNFNVLTLESKNNYYANYSIQGKKHPRSYMYTIDIGSELYTFIAIDACLKPGRQEESMVYLCGHYHTLAGAVPNMYTLQRAGFLELELADWKDNRMYRLAAIDHGQFSFIDVKHKEWPVVLITNPKHALYTMPRKENIMSAIKSTHIRILTFSIASIKTVEVQLDDEAWFECEHVKGPLYVLRWNTTDYKSGIHTIRVRVVDVDGRETIVFQPFALDGSRLSFRVLPRLILMSNVSSIFQFLFGTVLVLLVIPLCLLRFLHILCEKKQMHRPRFRIKFFHLWLRKLWVLSTVDRLFFPLVMYALYLTVGPWAIGEVIENQTGIIFAWGTYIGNSYLPGAFTYAYGFFQLFSFHLPLMFILANRVDRRLQSTLPNDKRSSKICFFLQYLPIILLVTMQTCMAYFFWLAYGTLATILCPLRTWSIFLAIMLWHQVDTMPHSCLRSAAKVWAPLG, from the exons ATGAAAATAGCGAAATCCACCGTTATTTTGTTAGTCTTTGTACTAATGCTGTCGATATTTGTAGCAAATGTCGCTGATTTGATCAATGTTGATAACCATATACTAGATGACACCATACGCAACAAGGATGCGGGGAAAGAATGGTCGCAACCGAAACTTTACGATATCGGAGCATCGTTTGATCATCTGATATGGTTTCTGCAG ATATCGGATATACATATAAGTATATTTCAAGATCCGTTTAGAATAACAGAATTAAAAGAATTTTGTAATGTTACTGTGAGTAGCATTAAGCCTTCTGTTGTGCTTGCTTCAG GCGATCTGACAGATGCGAAAGCCAAGGACAAAATGGGATCAAAACAAATACTAGAAGAATGGCAATATTATAAACGTGTATTAGATGATACAGAAGTCAGCAAAAAGACATTGTGGTTAGACGTAAGAGGCAATCATG ATAATTTCAATGTATTAACACTTGAGTCGAAAAATAACTATTATGCAAACTATTCCATTCAAGGAAAGAAACATCCACGGTCTTATATGTACACTATAGATATCGGTTCTGAATTGTACACATTCATTGCAATAGATGCTTGCCTGAAACCAG GCAGACAGGAAGAGAGCATGGTATATCTTTGTGGGCATTACCATACACTTGCTGGAGCGGTGCCTAATATGTACACGCTACAACGAGCAGGATTTCTTGAATTAGAATTAGCAGATTGGAAAGATAACAGAAT GTATCGTTTAGCAGCGATAGATCATGGTCAGTTTTCATTCATTGACGTAAAACATAAAGAATGGCCTGTAGTATTGATTACTAACCCTAAGCATGCTTTGTACACGATGCCTAGGAAAGAAAATATAATGTCTGCTATTAAATCTACGCATATTAG GATATTGACGTTTTCTATAGCATCAATAAAAACTGTTGAAGTTCAGTTAGACGATGAAGCTTGGTTTGAATGTGAACATGTTAAAGGACCACTTTATGTTTTGAGATGGAACACGACAGACTACAAAAGTGGAATACACACTATTCGA GTAAGAGTTGTAGACGTGGATGGAAGGGAGACAATAGTGTTTCAACCATTTGCCCTTGACGGATCTCGTTTGTCTTTCCGCGTTTTACCTAGACTTATACTTATGTCAAATGTCAGCAGCATC TTTCAGTTCTTGTTTGGTACAGTATTGGTATTATTAGTAATCCCGTTATGCTTACTTCGTTTCCTTCATATACTGTGTGAGA AGAAACAGATGCACCGACCAAGATTCAGAATAAAATTTTTTCATTTGTGGCTTAGAAAATTATGGGTCCTATCTACTGTCGATCGTCTATTTTTTCCATTAGTGATGTATGCATTATATTTAACAGTTG GTCCTTGGGCAATTGGCGAAGTAATAGAAAATCAAACAGGCATAATTTTTGCATGGGGAACATATATCGGGAATTCTTACTTACCCGGTGCCTTTACTTATGCTTATGGATTTTTTCAGTTGTTCTCCTTTCATCTACCGCTTATGTTTATTTTAGCTAACAGAGTGGACAgacg ACTGCAAAGCACTCTACCAAATGACAAACGATCGTCAAAGATCTGTTTTTTCTTGCAATACCTACCAATAATATTATTAGTAACGATGCAAACGTGTATGGCTTACTTTTTCTGGCTGGCGTATGGAACATTAGCTACTATATTGTGCCCTTTACGCACTTGGAGTATTTTTTTAGCAATAATGTTGTGGCATCAGGTAGACACAATGCCGCATTCGTGTCTAAG ATCTGCTGCAAAAGTATGGGCTCCACTTGGTTAA